GTTATTTGCAGCACTTAAATCTTCGTAAATTTCTACACCATCGTTTTTGTATTTTCTTTTCAATCCATCATATGCGTACAACATATTCGATACACTGTGCATATTTGCAGAGATGATATGAATGTTTTTATCTTGAAGATTATTTTCGAATAATACACGTTTGATGGCATTTGCCCATTTTTCTCCAATCATATGGTGACCAATCGATTCACGCAAAGTTGAAGTGAATGTAATTTCGCGTTTTTTTGTACCGATACGATCTTGTTGACTTGTGTAACCCATCCAATAAACGATGCGGAAAAAACGATCTTTATCATTAGAAGTTCCAAAATATTCGTGAATATCTTGCGTTTCTTCAAATGTTCTTCCTAAAATCGTCGATAAATGCATCAAGGCAACTTCACGCTCTTTACGAGAAATTTCAGCCTCATTAAAAACGACATTTTCGATGAATTCCCATGCTCTACTTTTAGAAAGAGTTTCGTTACTAAACGCTCTGTTTCTAATTTTATCTGCTTCGTTGTATAAAAACGTTAAGTGCGTTAATACATCATAAATATCAGAACGACCACGTGAAATTTCGATATTCATTTGATCATCATCAATTCTGTAGCAAAAACGACGGCGTTTGGCAGGAATAATAGGTGTAAAAATTGAACGATCGTAACCTTCATCCGATGTAAAAGACACATAAGGTGTTTCTACAATTCCTTCTGGTAAACGATCTAAAACGTACATCAATCCGCTTAGTTCTACTTTGTTTGGATCTGTCATCGATCCGTAAATTTCAGGATTAATTTCGAATAATAAGTTTCTTAGCATTTTTCCAGGTGCACCAGATGGACGGTACACTCCTCTATGAAATAAATGACGCATAGAGATGTATAATCTTTCAATAGCGTCAGTAGATCTTCTTGCTCTTGTTATAGACATAAAATTTTTACTTTTTTTGGTTGTTTAATTCTTCTTGAATGGCCATTAATTCATCATACCATTCTTGCCCAAACTTTCGGACCAATGAATCTTTAGCAAACGTTGCGACATTTACTTTCAATTCTTTTCCTAAGGTACAAGCATCTGCACAAATATCCCACACATGATAGTTGACAGAAGTGAAATTTGAATATTCCTTAATACGAACTGGATATAAATGACACGAAATGGGCTTTTTGTAATCCACTTTTCCGTCTTCGTAGGCTTTTTCTATTCCACATTTCGAAAAACCATTTTCTTCGAATACCAAATAGGCACATTCGCGATTATTAACCAAAGGCGTTACCCAATCGCCATCGGTATCCATTGTGTACTTACCTTCTTGCTCAATCACCGCAATTCCTTCGGGACGCAAATAAGGTTTTACATCTTCATAAATATCGTCTAATATTGTTAATTCGTCTTCATCTAAAGGTGCACCAGCGTCACCTTCTACACAACAAATCCCTTTACATTTGTTTAGATTACAAACAAAATCTTCATTTAGTAGTTCTTCAGATACAAGGGTCTTTCCTATTTGGAACATATGTTACATTAAATTTTGTAACATGCAAAGATACGGATTATTCCTCAGAAAAATGTAATTTTGTAAAAGAATAATGGATAATTTACTTTCAAAAATCAATCATCCTAAGGAACTTAGGGCTATTGAAACGTCTCAATTAAATCAGTTAGCTTATGAGATGCGAGAATTTATTTTGGATACTTTAAGCGTAAAACCGGGTCATTTAGGCGCGAGTTTAGGTGTGATCGAATTGACAATAGCTTTGCATTATCATTACAATACACCAAATGATTTGTTGATTTGGGATGTTGGACATCAATGTTATCCACATAAAATTTTGACTGGTCGAAAAGAAGTTTTTGATTCGCTTCGTCAAAAAGATGGCGTTTCTGGTTTTCCAACTCGTTTAGAAAGTGAATTTGATACGTTTGGAACAGGGCATTCTTCTACTTCAATTTCTGCAATTGTTGGTATGGCAACTGCGGATAAAATCAATCAAATCAATAGAAAACATATCGCCATTATTGGTGATGCTTCGATAACATCTGGAATGAGTTTGGAAGCGTTGAACCATCTTGGTTCAACCAATTTAGATGTTTTAGTGATTTTGAATGACAATGATATCGGAATTGATCCTTCGGTTGGTGGTTTGAAAAAACATTTTAAATCATTAGAAAATCAATCCGAAAATATTTTCACCAATTTTGGTTTAAATTTTATTGGAACAATCGATGGGCACAACTTTGAGGAATTATTTGATGCTTTTGAAAAAGCAGATTCAATCAAAGGTCCAAAAGTTTTACATATCAAAACAACCAAAGGAAAAGGGTACGAACAAGCCGAAATTGATCAAGTAAAATGGCATGCACCAGGTTTATTTAATAAGGAAACAGGTGAAATAAAATCAAAGAAAAGGGAAAAATCGTATCAAGATGTTTTTGGTGAAACGATGTATCAATTACTTGCAAATAATCCTCAAATTGTAGCGATAACACCTGCAATGTTAACAGGAAGTAATTTGGTAAAATGTCATCAAGATTTCCCTAATCGTGTTTTTGATGTTGGAATTGCGGAGCAACACGCAGTGACATTTGCAGCTGGTTTGGCAACGCAAAATACCGTTCCGTATTGCGTGATTTATTCCACATTTTTACAGCGTGCATACGATCAAGTGATACATGATGTTGCTTTGCAGAATTTACCTGTTGTTTTTTGTATCGATCGTGCAGGATTCGTTGGTACAGACGGTGCGACGCATCATGGTTATCTTGATATTGCGTATTTACGCGAAATTCCGAACATGATTGTTTCTTCTCCTCGAAACGAAAAAGATTTCAAAAATCTCTTGTATACAGCACAATTCACGAAACATCCTTTTGCAATTCGCTATCCAAAAAATAATATCCAAACCTATAATTCTAAAGTCGAAAAAATAGAAATCGGTCAATCTGAAATCATTTTTGAAGGGAATCAAATAGCAATTCTTTCAACTGGTTTAATTAGTTCTCGAATAGAAGAAATTATCATTCAACATCATCTTCAAGACAAAGTAGCTTTGATTGATTTCCCGTTTATTAAACCTTTAGACGAATGTCGCTTAAAAGCTATTTCATTGAAATATTCGACTATTTTAACCTTTGAAGATGGAATCAAAAAAGGTGGTTTTGGGAGTGGAGTTTTAGAGTTTCTGAATTCAATTCATTACAAAGGAAATATCACCATTAATGGCTATCCAGACGAATTTATCGAACATGCCTCAATTGTTGAATTAGAACAAATGGTTGGATTAGATGATTCATTTATTTTCGAAATGATTTTATCTTATTCATAATTTTCGGTACGAGAGTTGTAGTTGCAAACGCATCTCAATAAATAGGACATAATGAAAAAAATAATTAGTTTATCTTTTATAGCAGTTTTGCTAACGTTGCAATCTTGTGGAACAACAAGTAATATGCAAGAATTCTACACAAAATATGACAATCAGTCTACCGTAATTCCTTTACCATCTTTTGCGCTAAAATTAGCTGGAAAAGCAGGCGGAGCAGATTTATTTAATTATTTGAAATCAGCTAAAGTTTTTGTAGTTAGCGATGCAGGACAAGGAAAGCAAAAACGAATCATGAATGATTTGCAATCGTCAATGCGTGGTGAAAAATACGAAAACTTAGTAAAGTTTAAAGCAAAAGATAGTCGTTTGAATATTTCGTTACAAGAAGATGGTGATCGTGTAAAGAAAATGATTTTTGGGATTAATGGCTTTCGTAATGTATTGGTAATTGATTCGAAATTAGATATTCCACGAACAGATTTAGATAAAATTTTAGACAAGGTTTCGGCTGAAGATATTGCAGATTTAGCAGATATTTTGAAATAATATAGGAAGCCAGCTAATTTGCTGGCTTTATTTCATATACAAGTTTAATAGATTCATCTTTAAAATTATATTCTCTATAATAAATGATCACCTGATGATCTATAAATAATTTTGTATTCTCATAAAACTTCTTAATATTTAATTTACTATCATCTAAAATGTATAAATCTTTGCATCCATTTTCATTATAAAGAGAAGTCGTGAAATTCTTTTTAGACTTTCGAGCTTTTTCAGCTAAATAATCTTCTTCAACATAACCTAAACAGCTTTTTCCTATATCGGATAAGCGAATTATCTGAGTCTTTGCTTCAGGCAATTTCACCATCAAACAACTATTTGACATAAAAAGGAGAATCATAAATCCTAGAAATCGGTAATTTTTCATCATAATGAAATTAATGTTGTACATTAATTAAAAATAGATAAATTTTATCTCAAAACAATTCTTCTTAACTTTGTCGCATGAGTGGAAAATTATATTTGGTTCCAACACCAATCGGAAATTTGGGAGATATGACATTTAGAGCGGTTGATGTGCTAAAAGAATCGGATGTGATTCTTGCTGAAGACACGCGAAATAGTGGTATTTTACTAAAACATTTCGAAATTTCTACTCCAATGCGTAGTTATCATATGCACAACGAACATCAAGCAACAGAAGATATTATTCGTCAGTTAAAAGATGGTCAAATTATCTCTATTATTACAGATGCTGGAACTCCGGGTATTTCTGATCCAGGTTATTTGTTAGCGAAAGAGTGTGTTGCAAATGATATTGTTATCGAATGTTTGCCTGGCGCAACTGCTTTTGTTCCTGCTTTGGTTGTTTCGGGATTACCAAATAACGAATTTACTTTTGTTGGATTTTTACCTGTAAAAAAAGGACGAAAATCTAAATTAGACTCATTAGTAGATGAAAAGAAAACAATGATTTTCTACGAATCTCCCCATAAAATAGGACGAACTTTAAAAGATTTAGCTGAAAATTTTGGCGCTGAACGTAAAGCGAGTTTATCACGAGAAATTTCTAAAAAGTTTGAAGAAACATTACGTGGAACTTTAACAGAATTGGCTGAAATTGCCGAAAAAAGAAATTTAAAAGGTGAAATGGTTTTGGTTGTTGAAGGAAATCACTAATCGTTGAAACGAATGTCTTTGATGTTTAATTGCCAAGTTCCTTTTCCTTGCCAATAATTCATCCCGATAGTATAAACCATATCAAACGATTGACCTTTCTCTAATTTTGGACCAAATTTACCTAATTTGAAACCTATTGCAGGAAATGTAATACGCGTATCTCGTTGATGTACATACAAACGTGCATGTTCTTTACCAACTAATCTAAAATCTGTTGCCAATAGATCTTTTGACAGAAAAACAGGATTCATATTTTCTGGACCAAAAGGAGCCATACGCATCACAGATTCTAAAAAAGTACGTGTCATATCGTTGAACGATATCTCTTTATCAATCAAAATAGAAGGTGTAAAGTGTTTGCCGTTCGACATTTCTTTTACCGTTTCATCAAATTTTATTTTAAACTTCTCGAAGTTTTCTTCTTTCATTGCTAAACCAGCCGCCGCCATATGTCCACCAAATTGAGTTAGCAAATCTTTGTTGGTTGCAATAGCAGAATGAATATCAAATTCTTGAATAGAACGTGCCGAACCTACTATTTCTCCTTCATTGTTTTTCGTAAATACAATCGTCGGTTTGTAGTACAAGTCAACTAAACGCGAAGCAACAATTCCTATGACTCCCTTATTCCAAGAAGAATCGTAAACAATTGTCGAATATTTTTCATCTGTATTGATTTGATTTAGTTGTAATAGCGCATCATGTGTCATGTCAAGGTCCAACGTTTTGCGTTCGTTATTCAAAGAATTTATGTCATTCAGGTATTTACGACAATCTTCTTCGTCTGTACTCAACATAAAACGAACAGCTTCAGAACCGTGTTTTATTCGTCCAGCGGCATTAATTTTTGGCGCAATTGAAAAAACAACATTCGAAATGTTGACATTATTTTTAATATTGGTCGGAATTAATTGTTGAAATGCTAAACGAGGTTCAGAGTTTAATCGTTGTAAACCTGCATAAGCTAAGATGCGATTTTCACCCGTAATGGGTACAATATCAGCCGCAATACTTACAGCAACTAAATCTAAAAGTGGTAAAAGATTCTCTTTCGGAAGGTTAAACTTTTCGGTATATGCTTGTGCTAATTTAAATCCAACTCCACAGCCGCTCAACTCTTTGTACGGGTAACGGCAACCTTTTTGTTTTGGATCCAAAACAGCATAGGCTTTTGGCACAGAACGATCTGGTAAATGGTGATCGCAAATAATATAATCTATTTTTTTTGATTGTGCATAGTTGATTTCTTCATGAGCTTTTATGCCACAATCTAACACAATAACCAGTGAAATGTTATGATCTACAGCAAATTGTATGCTTTGTTGAGAGATGCCATAACCTTCGTTGTTTCGATCTGGAATATAAAAAAAGACTTTCGAGTAGATAGAAGTCAGAAATTCGTAAAATAATGTTACAGCTGTCGTTCCATCTACATCGTAGTCTCCAAATATTAAGATATTTTCTTCGTCATCTATAGCGTTTTTGATACGCGAAACTGCATCAGACATTCCTTTCATCAAAAAAGGATCATGCAATTCCTTTAAAGAGGGGTTGAAATACGATTTAGCTTGGCTAAAATTCGTTATTCCACGTTGAGCTAATAAAATAGCAAGAACCTCTGAAATGTTAAGTGATTCTCTTAAATCCTTAATTACCTCAGTTGTGGCTTGTTCTTTTATTTCCCATGTTTTTTCCATCTCTTTAATGTACGTATTTTTTATTAGAGAGAAGGGTAAAAGCAATCTTATTTAGATTTATTTGCTTCTTTAACGTATTTGTCTAATGCCATTGTCATTGACGGTGTCTGTGGTGTTGGCACCTCAATATCTACACGTAATCCCATCTCTTTTGCTTGATCTGCTGTCGATTTCCCAAAAACTGCTATTCTCGTATCGTCTTGTACAAATTCTGGAAAATTTTCAAATAAAGATTTAATACCAGAAGGTGTAAAGAAAACAAGAATGTCATATTTTACATCAGACAAATCTGATAAATCACTTGATACAGTTCTGAACAAAGTTGCT
This portion of the Empedobacter stercoris genome encodes:
- a CDS encoding DUF4252 domain-containing protein — translated: MKKIISLSFIAVLLTLQSCGTTSNMQEFYTKYDNQSTVIPLPSFALKLAGKAGGADLFNYLKSAKVFVVSDAGQGKQKRIMNDLQSSMRGEKYENLVKFKAKDSRLNISLQEDGDRVKKMIFGINGFRNVLVIDSKLDIPRTDLDKILDKVSAEDIADLADILK
- a CDS encoding 1-deoxy-D-xylulose-5-phosphate synthase, giving the protein MDNLLSKINHPKELRAIETSQLNQLAYEMREFILDTLSVKPGHLGASLGVIELTIALHYHYNTPNDLLIWDVGHQCYPHKILTGRKEVFDSLRQKDGVSGFPTRLESEFDTFGTGHSSTSISAIVGMATADKINQINRKHIAIIGDASITSGMSLEALNHLGSTNLDVLVILNDNDIGIDPSVGGLKKHFKSLENQSENIFTNFGLNFIGTIDGHNFEELFDAFEKADSIKGPKVLHIKTTKGKGYEQAEIDQVKWHAPGLFNKETGEIKSKKREKSYQDVFGETMYQLLANNPQIVAITPAMLTGSNLVKCHQDFPNRVFDVGIAEQHAVTFAAGLATQNTVPYCVIYSTFLQRAYDQVIHDVALQNLPVVFCIDRAGFVGTDGATHHGYLDIAYLREIPNMIVSSPRNEKDFKNLLYTAQFTKHPFAIRYPKNNIQTYNSKVEKIEIGQSEIIFEGNQIAILSTGLISSRIEEIIIQHHLQDKVALIDFPFIKPLDECRLKAISLKYSTILTFEDGIKKGGFGSGVLEFLNSIHYKGNITINGYPDEFIEHASIVELEQMVGLDDSFIFEMILSYS
- the recJ gene encoding single-stranded-DNA-specific exonuclease RecJ, with the protein product MEKTWEIKEQATTEVIKDLRESLNISEVLAILLAQRGITNFSQAKSYFNPSLKELHDPFLMKGMSDAVSRIKNAIDDEENILIFGDYDVDGTTAVTLFYEFLTSIYSKVFFYIPDRNNEGYGISQQSIQFAVDHNISLVIVLDCGIKAHEEINYAQSKKIDYIICDHHLPDRSVPKAYAVLDPKQKGCRYPYKELSGCGVGFKLAQAYTEKFNLPKENLLPLLDLVAVSIAADIVPITGENRILAYAGLQRLNSEPRLAFQQLIPTNIKNNVNISNVVFSIAPKINAAGRIKHGSEAVRFMLSTDEEDCRKYLNDINSLNNERKTLDLDMTHDALLQLNQINTDEKYSTIVYDSSWNKGVIGIVASRLVDLYYKPTIVFTKNNEGEIVGSARSIQEFDIHSAIATNKDLLTQFGGHMAAAGLAMKEENFEKFKIKFDETVKEMSNGKHFTPSILIDKEISFNDMTRTFLESVMRMAPFGPENMNPVFLSKDLLATDFRLVGKEHARLYVHQRDTRITFPAIGFKLGKFGPKLEKGQSFDMVYTIGMNYWQGKGTWQLNIKDIRFND
- the rsmI gene encoding 16S rRNA (cytidine(1402)-2'-O)-methyltransferase, whose translation is MSGKLYLVPTPIGNLGDMTFRAVDVLKESDVILAEDTRNSGILLKHFEISTPMRSYHMHNEHQATEDIIRQLKDGQIISIITDAGTPGISDPGYLLAKECVANDIVIECLPGATAFVPALVVSGLPNNEFTFVGFLPVKKGRKSKLDSLVDEKKTMIFYESPHKIGRTLKDLAENFGAERKASLSREISKKFEETLRGTLTELAEIAEKRNLKGEMVLVVEGNH
- a CDS encoding DUF3109 family protein; translated protein: MFQIGKTLVSEELLNEDFVCNLNKCKGICCVEGDAGAPLDEDELTILDDIYEDVKPYLRPEGIAVIEQEGKYTMDTDGDWVTPLVNNRECAYLVFEENGFSKCGIEKAYEDGKVDYKKPISCHLYPVRIKEYSNFTSVNYHVWDICADACTLGKELKVNVATFAKDSLVRKFGQEWYDELMAIQEELNNQKK
- a CDS encoding DUF6909 family protein, with translation MSITRARRSTDAIERLYISMRHLFHRGVYRPSGAPGKMLRNLLFEINPEIYGSMTDPNKVELSGLMYVLDRLPEGIVETPYVSFTSDEGYDRSIFTPIIPAKRRRFCYRIDDDQMNIEISRGRSDIYDVLTHLTFLYNEADKIRNRAFSNETLSKSRAWEFIENVVFNEAEISRKEREVALMHLSTILGRTFEETQDIHEYFGTSNDKDRFFRIVYWMGYTSQQDRIGTKKREITFTSTLRESIGHHMIGEKWANAIKRVLFENNLQDKNIHIISANMHSVSNMLYAYDGLKRKYKNDGVEIYEDLSAANNKMLRDSLNEYTQQNGLVYIKDQSGTNIDVQIIDLSKVNIANSAFSYAKDKNNEVIIVMDYAFGEQAFEAMDELLKPYKVDDAKFKMNVKSVAIMGKAGILEGIKGDIMIATAHVFEGTTDNYVFDNELSAADFEGQGLGVYEGPMISVLGTSLQNKDVLEYFKNSSFQAIGLEMEGAHYQKAIQVASKIRHHIDKDVKVMYAYYASDNPLETGSTLASGGLGLTGVKPTYLITQKILEKIIK